One stretch of Haloterrigena salifodinae DNA includes these proteins:
- a CDS encoding HalOD1 output domain-containing protein, giving the protein MLLSADSSKATAADSLSFEVISAVAEQEGIDPVEIEPPEYDALYDVINPEALDSLFAPREDGSSRGSGRVEFVFCGYRVVVTSDGNVDVLEKTGGR; this is encoded by the coding sequence ATGCTACTCTCAGCCGATTCATCGAAGGCGACCGCTGCAGACTCGCTCAGTTTTGAAGTTATCAGTGCTGTCGCCGAACAGGAGGGCATCGATCCGGTGGAGATCGAACCGCCGGAGTACGACGCGCTGTACGACGTCATCAATCCGGAAGCCCTCGATTCCCTCTTTGCGCCCCGAGAGGATGGCTCGAGTCGAGGCTCCGGCCGGGTAGAATTCGTCTTCTGTGGCTACCGCGTCGTCGTCACCAGCGACGGCAACGTCGATGTTCTCGAGAAAACCGGCGGCCGATAA
- a CDS encoding ribonuclease H-like domain-containing protein, whose translation MRIENSFIPVRGVGETTERKLWQHGITHWDEFDGSVVGDTLADRIHSFIEEGRTHLERGDVAPFAEQLPAASRWRCYENVREETCFLDIETTGLDASCEDVTTVSVHRGGETETFVKDRDLTARRLADELEESSLLVTFNGQRFDVPFLETCYDIDVTTPHVDLMYPCKQLGLDGGLKAIERDLGIDRDMPDLSGRDAVRLWHEYERGDEAALETLVEYNRADTRNMEPLMEIVADRLHETVFEAACADE comes from the coding sequence GTGCGAATCGAGAACAGTTTCATTCCCGTCCGCGGTGTCGGGGAGACCACCGAACGCAAACTCTGGCAACACGGAATCACCCACTGGGACGAGTTCGACGGCAGCGTCGTCGGCGACACGTTGGCCGACCGCATCCACTCGTTCATCGAGGAGGGGCGGACCCACCTCGAGCGCGGCGACGTCGCCCCGTTCGCGGAGCAGCTGCCGGCCGCGAGCCGCTGGCGGTGCTACGAGAACGTCCGCGAGGAAACCTGCTTTCTGGACATCGAGACGACCGGACTCGACGCATCCTGCGAGGACGTCACGACCGTCAGCGTCCACCGCGGCGGCGAAACCGAGACCTTCGTCAAGGATCGGGATCTGACCGCTCGTCGGCTGGCGGACGAACTCGAGGAGTCGTCGCTGTTGGTCACCTTCAACGGCCAGCGGTTCGACGTCCCGTTCCTCGAGACGTGCTACGACATCGACGTGACGACGCCCCACGTCGATCTCATGTACCCCTGTAAGCAACTCGGGCTCGACGGCGGGCTGAAGGCGATCGAGCGCGACCTAGGCATCGATCGGGACATGCCCGACCTCAGCGGCCGGGACGCCGTCCGGCTCTGGCACGAGTACGAACGGGGCGACGAGGCCGCCCTCGAGACGCTCGTGGAGTACAATCGGGCCGACACCCGAAACATGGAACCGCTGATGGAGATCGTCGCGGACCGTCTCCACGAGACCGTGTTCGAAGCGGCCTGCGCCGACGAGTAG
- a CDS encoding AAA family ATPase yields MEVNAELLGGAAVTVFLALLFFGVVVLWDVALALRSVGDKIDKLEDNIDDDLTDIGHSLDNISNGRGGGGGTQLHLSGGTISSGPNPGQAQGQTAQTTQSPGSQAAGGPQPAEPQQAAQHSPNGNGGAAADATTATAPGAETGPTRAETAAGAARGTGGVKTETADARAADRAAAGGAETSANGAAVSGVDEPSPDLETDPTAPGTDAAEAALADERSTAPTEAATAADADAGDTTVDADVADEPDADSSHEAATESDAATDETPNDRAARNQGRFISHSDGTAWYAIRLDRNAIADPGPTIAGELTDGSERDDAVIAAGPVDSTATEETDTLAAAADESEADETDSVVAAPPAETAEDDLERESAAPTTADASNDDDPEAASVDADADIDETDDTAVGSDEDDGAAEGETVGEDGTETDAEALEPEADESEADDAAADDRPTAETGLELDDAETETNEPDAEEAEADADDESDESDATGLETVDDAVSDDETEQSNDEPTVDAADPLAGDVAAFEFDDEDLEDVTVEEAVDSINEEAPAPELSSHQFDVSAEVYGTDESGDGSASDGTERDDGGENTVLTYEFETDTVEISGSTKRLLQYQLRSFADRDATPEADVTIGRNRIVIEIPDSDGDAVQRWSEAAVDIIDRTLYLSDNSSDDS; encoded by the coding sequence ATGGAAGTCAATGCTGAGCTTCTCGGCGGAGCTGCCGTCACCGTCTTCCTCGCGCTCCTCTTTTTCGGCGTCGTCGTGCTGTGGGACGTCGCGCTGGCGTTACGGAGCGTCGGAGACAAGATCGACAAGCTGGAGGACAATATCGACGACGATCTGACGGATATCGGCCACTCGCTGGACAACATTTCGAACGGACGCGGCGGCGGTGGCGGGACCCAGCTGCACCTCAGCGGCGGGACCATCAGCTCCGGCCCGAACCCCGGACAGGCGCAGGGCCAGACAGCACAGACGACACAGAGTCCGGGATCGCAAGCAGCCGGCGGGCCACAGCCCGCAGAACCGCAGCAGGCGGCCCAGCACTCCCCCAACGGGAACGGTGGCGCCGCCGCTGACGCGACGACGGCGACGGCTCCCGGTGCCGAAACGGGTCCGACGAGAGCCGAGACCGCGGCGGGAGCGGCGCGCGGTACCGGCGGCGTCAAAACGGAAACTGCTGACGCTCGCGCTGCCGATCGAGCCGCCGCCGGCGGGGCCGAAACGTCGGCCAACGGCGCTGCTGTCTCCGGGGTCGACGAACCGTCTCCCGACCTCGAGACCGACCCGACGGCGCCCGGAACGGACGCGGCTGAAGCGGCTCTCGCCGACGAACGGTCGACGGCCCCAACCGAGGCAGCGACTGCTGCCGACGCTGACGCTGGCGATACTACCGTCGATGCCGACGTGGCGGACGAACCGGATGCGGATTCCAGCCACGAGGCGGCGACGGAGAGCGACGCCGCGACCGACGAGACGCCGAATGATCGGGCGGCACGCAACCAGGGTCGGTTCATCTCGCACTCCGACGGGACGGCGTGGTACGCGATTCGGCTCGATCGCAACGCGATCGCCGACCCGGGACCGACGATCGCCGGCGAGCTAACCGACGGCTCGGAGCGGGACGACGCGGTCATCGCCGCCGGGCCGGTTGACTCGACCGCGACGGAGGAGACGGATACGTTAGCCGCGGCCGCCGACGAGTCCGAGGCCGACGAAACTGATTCCGTTGTGGCGGCGCCGCCGGCCGAGACGGCCGAAGACGATCTCGAGCGGGAATCGGCAGCGCCAACGACCGCCGACGCGTCGAACGACGACGATCCCGAAGCGGCCTCGGTCGACGCCGACGCGGACATCGACGAGACGGACGACACTGCTGTCGGCTCGGACGAGGACGACGGTGCGGCCGAGGGCGAAACTGTCGGTGAGGACGGAACCGAAACCGACGCCGAAGCGCTCGAGCCGGAGGCCGACGAGAGCGAGGCCGACGACGCTGCTGCGGACGACCGGCCGACGGCGGAGACGGGCCTCGAACTCGACGACGCTGAGACTGAGACGAACGAACCGGATGCTGAAGAGGCCGAGGCGGACGCCGACGACGAAAGCGACGAGTCGGACGCAACCGGTCTGGAGACTGTCGACGACGCCGTTTCGGACGACGAGACGGAGCAGTCCAACGACGAGCCGACTGTCGACGCGGCAGATCCGCTCGCCGGCGACGTGGCCGCCTTCGAGTTCGACGACGAGGACCTCGAGGACGTGACGGTCGAGGAGGCCGTCGACTCGATCAACGAGGAGGCACCGGCGCCGGAGCTCTCGAGCCACCAGTTCGACGTCTCGGCGGAAGTCTACGGGACCGATGAGAGCGGCGACGGATCTGCTTCCGACGGCACGGAGCGCGACGACGGCGGCGAAAACACCGTCCTGACCTACGAATTCGAGACGGACACCGTCGAGATCAGCGGCTCGACGAAACGGCTGCTCCAGTACCAGCTGCGGAGCTTCGCCGACCGCGACGCGACGCCCGAAGCCGACGTGACGATCGGTCGGAACCGCATCGTCATCGAAATCCCCGACTCGGACGGCGACGCCGTCCAGCGCTGGAGTGAGGCGGCCGTCGACATCATCGACCGGACGCTCTACCTCTCGGACAACAGCTCCGACGACAGCTGA
- a CDS encoding DUF7504 family protein, whose translation MTTERGGAAVEQADFAQTLARLKRDGSNVLLVGAETADVHTSLCHRLLGETGDGARYRLFVTDGCESLAKANDESDEGTARTIDYSALDPTASEDAELRGRTPLGALGIEIANAIDGFQGDADGLEPSQLRVCVDSLVALLEEHTAEKVFRLLHMTTSRVDALQGMGHYHLPLDRDHEAVHLFEPLFDAVVEIRVRDGVAEQRWELRDRETPTDWFTV comes from the coding sequence ATGACAACTGAACGAGGGGGCGCTGCGGTGGAGCAAGCCGACTTTGCCCAGACGCTTGCGAGACTCAAGCGCGACGGGAGCAACGTCTTGCTCGTCGGCGCGGAGACGGCCGACGTGCACACGTCGCTCTGTCATCGGCTGCTGGGCGAGACGGGGGACGGCGCGCGGTATCGACTGTTCGTAACCGACGGATGCGAGTCGCTCGCGAAAGCGAACGACGAGTCGGACGAAGGGACCGCTCGGACGATCGACTACTCGGCGCTCGATCCCACCGCAAGCGAGGACGCCGAACTGCGCGGTCGCACGCCGCTCGGGGCGCTGGGGATCGAGATCGCCAACGCGATCGACGGCTTTCAGGGTGACGCCGACGGCCTCGAGCCGTCCCAGCTACGGGTCTGCGTCGACTCGCTGGTGGCGCTGCTCGAGGAACACACGGCGGAGAAAGTGTTTCGACTGTTGCACATGACGACGTCGCGGGTGGACGCCCTCCAGGGGATGGGTCACTACCACCTGCCGCTCGATCGCGACCACGAAGCGGTCCACCTCTTCGAACCGCTGTTCGACGCGGTCGTCGAGATTCGCGTCCGTGACGGCGTCGCCGAACAGCGGTGGGAACTCAGGGATCGGGAGACGCCGACCGACTGGTTCACCGTCTGA
- a CDS encoding DUF7547 family protein, whose translation MADPDDELAEAVRELTRTIEELRSELESTRRRPPFRPPAPRPPTPRELLAFTDEVAIPAAIAALETSVRALKGFQRALQLARTERDVRDRTTEATRTAGERADDLRRSTLSGLDTVLAELQRAASDGDLPADEGARELLSEARELRDDVDRRLRDAGDDLERRSTDATDAVRIDIEDGDPLDGASDDESEPDPGVDVDAELETLKDQYGRDDGADGTDDDASGESDGDKSAADDDDAAADDDDADSSENGSDAA comes from the coding sequence ATGGCCGATCCCGACGACGAACTCGCCGAGGCCGTCCGCGAACTCACACGGACGATCGAGGAACTCCGGTCAGAGCTCGAGTCGACCCGGCGCCGGCCGCCGTTCCGCCCGCCGGCGCCCCGACCGCCGACGCCTCGGGAACTCCTCGCGTTCACCGACGAGGTCGCGATTCCCGCCGCGATCGCGGCCCTCGAGACCAGCGTCCGTGCGCTCAAGGGCTTCCAGCGAGCCCTGCAACTCGCCCGGACCGAACGGGACGTTCGCGACCGGACGACCGAAGCCACGCGGACCGCCGGGGAGCGCGCCGACGACCTCCGCCGATCGACGCTCTCCGGACTCGACACCGTCCTCGCCGAACTCCAACGGGCGGCGTCGGACGGCGACCTCCCCGCCGACGAGGGCGCTCGCGAGTTGCTCTCGGAGGCCCGCGAACTGCGCGACGACGTCGACCGGCGACTCCGGGACGCCGGCGACGACCTCGAGCGCCGATCGACCGACGCGACGGACGCCGTCCGAATCGATATCGAGGACGGCGACCCGCTCGACGGTGCGTCGGACGACGAGTCGGAGCCGGACCCGGGCGTCGACGTCGACGCCGAACTCGAGACCCTGAAGGATCAGTACGGCCGCGACGACGGTGCCGACGGTACCGACGATGATGCCTCCGGCGAATCCGATGGCGATAAATCCGCCGCTGATGACGACGACGCCGCTGCTGATGACGACGACGCCGACTCGAGCGAAAACGGTTCCGACGCGGCCTAG
- a CDS encoding OB-fold domain-containing protein — protein MTMEAYEYEDGSISYPGHPRGPGGTEPVETIDLSEYTGEVVTWTTSTATPPGVREPNTLAIVEFDVDGESVRALGQVTTDEIETGDKVEPVHVEELREPGAGIREPESQDWDGYRFQPV, from the coding sequence ATGACTATGGAAGCCTACGAGTACGAAGATGGCTCGATCAGCTACCCCGGCCACCCCCGCGGGCCCGGCGGCACCGAGCCGGTAGAGACGATCGATCTCAGCGAGTATACCGGCGAAGTCGTCACCTGGACGACGAGCACGGCGACGCCGCCCGGCGTTCGCGAGCCGAACACGCTCGCTATCGTCGAGTTCGACGTAGACGGGGAGTCGGTCCGCGCGCTCGGTCAGGTGACCACCGACGAGATTGAGACCGGCGACAAAGTCGAACCGGTCCACGTCGAGGAACTTCGCGAGCCCGGCGCCGGCATCCGCGAACCGGAGAGTCAGGACTGGGACGGCTACCGGTTCCAGCCGGTCTAG
- a CDS encoding thiolase family protein, translated as MERVAIIGASMTQFGQREGEWVLDLLAEAGLECLEDSGVDASDLDHLYVSNMASGEFEGQTGIPNALAHDIDAMPAYTQRVDQTSSSGGAGIYAAWQSVASGASDMTMLVGGEKMTHRTTGEATDVIASLTHPAEYKHGVTLPSFAGLTARHYLERFDAPRDSLAKVAVKNHKNGVDNPNAQFQKEIDEETALESPIVADPLRLYDFCPITDGSAALMLCPESVAEEYTDDYVVISGIDGATDTHVVHEREDPTVMGGVVESGEGAYEMSGYGPDDIDVAELHDMFTILEFLQMEGLGFAEQGEAWELVESGYTERDTGELPINTSGGLKSKGHPLGASGVAQAVEIYEQLMGEAGPRQVDADVGLCCNVGGFGNCVITTIMEAAR; from the coding sequence ATGGAACGTGTTGCAATCATCGGTGCGTCGATGACCCAGTTCGGGCAACGCGAGGGGGAGTGGGTCCTCGACCTCCTCGCGGAGGCCGGCCTCGAATGTCTCGAGGATTCCGGCGTCGACGCCAGCGACCTCGACCACCTGTACGTGTCGAACATGGCCAGCGGCGAGTTCGAGGGCCAGACCGGAATTCCCAACGCCTTGGCCCACGACATCGACGCGATGCCGGCGTACACCCAGCGCGTCGACCAGACGAGTTCCAGCGGCGGCGCGGGGATCTACGCCGCCTGGCAATCGGTCGCCAGCGGCGCCAGCGACATGACGATGCTCGTCGGCGGCGAGAAGATGACCCACCGGACGACCGGCGAAGCGACCGACGTCATCGCGTCGCTGACCCATCCGGCGGAGTACAAACACGGCGTGACGCTCCCGTCGTTCGCGGGGCTGACCGCCCGCCACTACCTCGAGCGGTTCGACGCGCCGCGAGACAGTCTGGCAAAGGTGGCCGTCAAGAATCACAAGAACGGCGTCGACAACCCCAACGCGCAGTTCCAGAAGGAGATCGACGAGGAGACGGCCCTCGAGTCGCCGATCGTCGCCGATCCGCTCCGGCTGTACGACTTCTGTCCGATCACGGACGGCTCCGCGGCGCTGATGCTCTGTCCGGAATCCGTCGCCGAGGAGTACACGGACGACTACGTCGTCATTTCGGGCATCGACGGCGCCACGGACACCCACGTCGTCCACGAACGAGAGGATCCGACCGTGATGGGCGGCGTCGTCGAGAGCGGCGAGGGCGCCTACGAGATGAGCGGCTACGGCCCCGACGATATCGATGTCGCCGAACTCCACGACATGTTCACTATCCTCGAGTTCCTCCAGATGGAGGGGCTGGGCTTCGCTGAGCAAGGAGAAGCGTGGGAACTCGTCGAGAGCGGCTACACCGAGCGCGACACGGGCGAACTGCCGATCAACACCTCCGGCGGACTCAAGTCGAAAGGCCATCCGCTGGGCGCCAGCGGGGTTGCACAGGCGGTCGAGATCTACGAACAGTTAATGGGAGAAGCCGGACCGCGGCAGGTCGACGCGGACGTCGGCCTCTGCTGTAACGTCGGCGGCTTCGGCAACTGCGTTATCACCACCATCATGGAGGCGGCACGATGA
- the hflX gene encoding GTPase HflX — MRAIIAKRVDSGTPDTSEIRDLAAAAGYTVVGEITQSRKADPALQLGEGKAEELADEVVATDATTVIFDNRLGPYQTYNLGQLLPEGVEVIDRFTLILEIFGQRAQTRKAQLQVELAELRYELPRAEAKTSLAKREEHPGFMGLGEYDESREQDIKDQISRIKDELERIEQTEQHRRERRRDSGFDLVALAGYTNAGKSTLLRRLADDLTVEENEDLHPDLDATAESQDKLFTTLGTTTRRADIEPRDVLVTDTVGFISDLPHWLVESFKSTLDSVYRADLVLLVVDVSEDINEIHEKLVTSHDTLYERNEAPIVTVLNKIDKVDDEELAEKRDALSALAPNPVAVSGRDGTNVDALLERIDEELPDWEEERLLLPMTDDTMSVVSWLHDNANVEEVAYGDEDVVVSFEARPAIVSQARSRASELRTAAAESA; from the coding sequence ATGAGAGCAATCATCGCCAAGCGCGTCGATTCGGGAACGCCCGACACGAGTGAGATCCGCGACCTCGCCGCGGCCGCGGGGTACACCGTCGTCGGTGAGATCACCCAGTCGCGGAAGGCCGATCCCGCCCTCCAGCTGGGCGAGGGGAAAGCCGAGGAACTCGCCGACGAAGTCGTCGCGACCGACGCGACGACCGTCATCTTCGACAACCGGCTCGGCCCCTACCAGACGTATAACCTCGGGCAACTGCTCCCCGAAGGCGTCGAGGTGATCGACCGGTTCACGCTGATCCTCGAGATCTTCGGGCAGCGCGCCCAGACCCGCAAAGCCCAGCTCCAGGTCGAACTGGCCGAACTTCGGTACGAACTGCCCCGCGCCGAGGCCAAGACGAGCCTCGCCAAACGCGAGGAACACCCCGGCTTCATGGGGCTCGGCGAGTACGACGAGAGCCGCGAGCAGGACATTAAGGACCAGATCAGCCGGATCAAAGACGAGCTCGAGCGGATCGAGCAGACCGAGCAACACCGCCGGGAGCGTCGGCGCGACTCCGGCTTCGATCTGGTCGCGCTGGCGGGGTACACCAACGCCGGCAAGTCGACCCTGCTGCGCCGGCTCGCCGACGACCTCACGGTCGAGGAAAACGAGGACCTCCATCCGGATCTCGACGCGACCGCCGAATCCCAGGACAAACTGTTCACGACGCTGGGAACGACGACCCGCCGCGCGGACATCGAGCCCCGCGACGTGCTGGTGACCGACACCGTCGGCTTCATCAGCGATCTGCCCCACTGGCTGGTCGAGTCGTTCAAGTCGACGCTCGACTCCGTCTACCGAGCCGATCTGGTGTTGCTCGTCGTCGACGTCAGCGAGGACATCAACGAGATCCACGAGAAGCTCGTCACCAGCCACGACACCCTCTACGAGCGCAACGAGGCGCCGATCGTGACGGTGCTGAATAAGATCGACAAGGTCGACGACGAGGAGCTCGCAGAGAAGCGCGACGCCCTGTCTGCGCTCGCCCCGAACCCCGTCGCCGTCAGTGGCCGGGACGGGACGAACGTCGACGCCCTGCTCGAGCGCATCGACGAGGAACTGCCCGACTGGGAAGAAGAGCGCCTCCTCCTGCCGATGACCGACGACACGATGAGCGTCGTCTCGTGGCTCCACGACAACGCCAACGTCGAGGAAGTCGCCTACGGCGACGAGGACGTCGTCGTCTCCTTTGAAGCTCGGCCGGCGATCGTCTCGCAGGCGCGCTCGCGGGCCAGCGAGTTGCGGACGGCGGCAGCCGAATCGGCCTGA
- a CDS encoding FUN14 domain-containing protein — protein MLDVDPTGLGLEFGGSAVVGGVLGFATKQIAKVLAIIVGVELMAFRYLESQEIVTVDWSRLSAGLLKTGDRAQEGVHWLVSALSMVSVGAGFASGFLIGYHRG, from the coding sequence ATGCTAGACGTCGATCCGACGGGGCTGGGCCTCGAGTTCGGGGGCAGCGCGGTCGTTGGTGGGGTGCTCGGATTCGCCACGAAACAGATCGCGAAAGTGCTCGCGATCATCGTCGGCGTCGAGTTGATGGCCTTTCGCTACCTCGAGTCCCAGGAGATCGTCACAGTCGACTGGAGCCGCCTCTCCGCGGGACTGCTCAAGACGGGCGACCGCGCCCAGGAGGGCGTTCACTGGCTCGTGTCGGCGCTCTCGATGGTCTCGGTTGGGGCCGGTTTCGCCAGCGGTTTCCTGATCGGTTACCACCGCGGGTGA
- a CDS encoding ribosome assembly factor SBDS — protein MISLDEAVTARLESHGARFEVLVDPDAALEIKRDEFDGDLEDVIAAEDVFEDASRGDRPAEDDLEKVFDTTDPLEIIPEVIKEGEIQITADQRREMQEQKRKQLIDTIARNAVNPQMDNAPHPPERIENALEQAGFTVDPMEPVESQVDDALDDLRPVIPIRFEEVTIAVQIPAEYAGSAQAQVRQFGDLEREEWQADGSWVGVITFPAGMQNDFYDVVNEHSSGEAETEIIKDKDDLKTR, from the coding sequence ATGATATCGCTCGACGAGGCGGTGACGGCGCGACTCGAGTCACACGGGGCGCGCTTCGAGGTGCTCGTAGACCCGGACGCGGCACTGGAGATCAAACGCGACGAGTTCGACGGCGACCTCGAGGACGTGATCGCCGCCGAGGACGTCTTCGAGGACGCGTCGCGGGGCGACCGTCCCGCCGAGGACGACCTCGAGAAGGTCTTCGACACGACGGATCCCCTCGAGATCATCCCCGAAGTGATCAAGGAGGGGGAGATCCAGATCACGGCCGATCAGCGCCGCGAGATGCAAGAACAGAAGCGCAAGCAACTGATTGACACCATCGCGCGCAACGCAGTCAACCCCCAGATGGACAACGCGCCCCACCCGCCCGAGCGCATCGAGAACGCCCTGGAGCAGGCCGGGTTCACGGTCGATCCGATGGAACCCGTCGAGAGCCAGGTCGACGACGCGCTCGACGACCTGCGTCCCGTTATTCCGATCCGATTCGAGGAGGTGACCATCGCCGTGCAGATCCCCGCCGAGTACGCCGGCAGCGCGCAGGCGCAGGTCCGCCAGTTCGGTGACTTAGAGCGCGAGGAGTGGCAGGCCGACGGCTCGTGGGTCGGCGTCATCACCTTCCCCGCGGGGATGCAAAACGACTTCTACGACGTCGTCAACGAACACTCCAGCGGCGAGGCCGAGACGGAGATCATCAAAGACAAGGACGACCTGAAGACGCGGTAG
- the psmA gene encoding archaeal proteasome endopeptidase complex subunit alpha, whose protein sequence is MQGQAQQQAYDRGITIFSPDGRLYQVEYAREAVKRGTASIGVRTSDGVVLAVDKRVPSPLLEDSSVEKIHKADDHIGIASAGHVADARQLIDFARRQTQVNQLRYGEPIGVETLTKEVTDHIQQYTQVGGARPFGVALIVGGIDNGEPRLFETDPSGTPYEWKALAVGADRGELQDYLEENYDEEADLDGGIALALDALASVNDGSLLPTEVGLATVDVETESFEQFDYDRIESHLEENDILDEGDDAAADDEEQE, encoded by the coding sequence ATGCAGGGACAAGCCCAACAGCAGGCGTACGACCGCGGCATCACGATCTTCTCGCCCGACGGCCGACTCTACCAGGTCGAGTACGCTCGCGAGGCGGTCAAGCGAGGAACGGCGAGCATCGGCGTCCGAACGAGCGACGGCGTCGTGCTGGCCGTCGACAAACGAGTCCCCTCCCCGCTGCTCGAGGACTCGAGCGTCGAGAAAATTCACAAGGCCGACGACCACATCGGCATCGCCAGCGCGGGCCACGTCGCCGACGCCCGCCAGCTGATCGACTTCGCGCGCCGCCAGACGCAGGTCAACCAGCTGCGCTACGGCGAACCGATCGGCGTCGAGACGCTGACCAAGGAGGTCACCGACCACATCCAGCAGTACACGCAGGTCGGCGGCGCCCGTCCGTTCGGCGTCGCGCTGATCGTGGGCGGCATCGACAACGGCGAACCGCGCCTGTTCGAGACCGACCCCTCGGGGACGCCCTACGAGTGGAAGGCCCTGGCCGTCGGCGCCGACCGCGGCGAACTCCAGGACTACCTCGAGGAGAACTACGACGAGGAAGCCGACCTTGACGGCGGCATCGCGCTCGCGCTCGACGCCCTCGCGTCGGTCAACGACGGCTCGCTCCTCCCAACCGAGGTCGGCCTCGCGACGGTCGACGTCGAGACCGAGTCCTTCGAGCAGTTCGACTACGACCGGATCGAGTCCCACCTCGAGGAGAACGACATCTTAGACGAGGGCGACGACGCCGCCGCGGACGACGAAGAGCAAGAGTAA
- a CDS encoding Rpp14/Pop5 family protein yields MKHLPKHLQPRWRYLAVELETWPDAVIDRRAFQRECWYAAQNLLGDPGSAHADMTVLRFEFAGETGEAIVRVRRGETEPARAALACIDEIDGAAVGVRVCGISGTIRAAEEKYLGRRGQDSEKRNVVFGNEERVAVLRECVADVRLDEAFTGATDLDYDLA; encoded by the coding sequence ATGAAACACCTCCCGAAACACCTCCAGCCGCGGTGGCGGTATCTCGCCGTCGAACTCGAGACCTGGCCCGACGCCGTGATCGATCGCCGGGCGTTCCAGCGGGAGTGCTGGTACGCGGCCCAGAACCTGCTGGGAGATCCGGGCAGCGCCCACGCCGATATGACCGTCCTCAGGTTCGAATTCGCCGGCGAAACCGGCGAGGCGATCGTCCGCGTCCGCCGCGGCGAGACCGAGCCGGCCCGCGCGGCCCTCGCCTGTATCGACGAGATCGACGGCGCTGCGGTCGGCGTACGGGTCTGCGGTATCAGTGGTACGATCCGTGCCGCTGAAGAAAAGTATTTAGGACGCCGCGGGCAAGATTCCGAGAAGAGAAACGTCGTGTTCGGGAACGAGGAGCGAGTCGCCGTCCTGCGGGAATGCGTTGCAGACGTACGACTCGATGAGGCGTTCACGGGTGCGACAGACCTCGATTACGATTTAGCGTGA
- a CDS encoding class I SAM-dependent methyltransferase: MKKSLEDHAARFDEKAGEYDESKSDEYRACANLVVEHAAPGEDDVVLDLGTGTGAIALALAPDADRVVGRDISEGMMEEAERKADEEGLENLEFDYGTFREPEYDGPVDTESSETPRSHTRSARVDVVTSNFAMHHLSDDEKREAIDVIAALEPRKFVLGDVMFFGEPDSDAPFYSPEVDDPATVGALADAFTDAGFSLTAVERVHDQVGVLVAERSTTATDAEGEVGDPGDNPAADE, from the coding sequence ATGAAGAAGAGCCTTGAGGACCACGCCGCCCGGTTCGACGAGAAGGCCGGCGAGTACGACGAGTCGAAGTCCGACGAGTACCGCGCCTGTGCGAATCTGGTCGTCGAACACGCCGCCCCCGGCGAGGACGACGTCGTCCTCGATCTCGGAACGGGGACCGGCGCCATCGCGCTCGCGCTCGCCCCCGACGCCGACCGCGTGGTCGGCCGCGACATCAGCGAGGGGATGATGGAAGAAGCCGAGCGCAAGGCCGACGAGGAAGGCCTCGAGAACCTCGAGTTCGACTACGGCACCTTCCGGGAGCCCGAGTACGACGGCCCGGTCGACACCGAGTCGTCGGAGACGCCTCGATCCCACACTCGTTCCGCTCGCGTGGACGTCGTCACCTCGAACTTCGCTATGCACCACCTCTCGGACGACGAAAAGCGCGAGGCGATCGACGTCATCGCCGCCCTCGAGCCCCGAAAGTTCGTCCTTGGGGACGTGATGTTCTTCGGCGAGCCGGATTCCGACGCGCCGTTCTACTCGCCCGAGGTTGACGATCCTGCGACGGTCGGCGCGCTCGCCGACGCCTTCACCGACGCCGGCTTCTCGCTGACCGCCGTCGAACGCGTCCACGACCAGGTCGGCGTGCTGGTCGCCGAGCGGTCGACGACCGCCACCGACGCCGAGGGCGAGGTCGGCGATCCCGGCGACAACCCCGCCGCGGACGAATGA